AATAAAAGTCCATGATAATATTTACATATTAGTGTTTATCAGGAATGGTACTATTTAATATCAATCCAGATACTAATATGATGTACAAATAACATCCCATATCAGAAGGGAGGTCTGTAGCTTGGCCGAAATACAAGTAGGTGAAAACGAAAGTATTGAAAGTGCTCTTAAGCGTTTCAAGAAAAAAATTCAAAAAGCCGGCATTTTATCCGAAATAAAACGTCGTGAAAGGTATGAGAAACCGAGTGTGAAAAGAAAACGTAAAGCTGAGGCAGCTCGCAAGAGACGTTCCTAAAATTACTTGGTTTTAATTAAGAATATTGAGAGACAAGCTTATTTAAGCTTGTCTCTTGTAATTTAGTCCTGATATAGTTTGTTATGAATAGTTAGAGGCTGTTTGAAAAGTCTATTATTTAGCTAATTGTCTAAGCATCAAATGTAACATTGATATGTAAATCATATTTTCACTGCTTCTTGGCAAGTATTCATAGTCTTTGCTCA
This genomic window from Candidatus Melainabacteria bacterium RIFOXYA2_FULL_32_9 contains:
- a CDS encoding 30S ribosomal protein S21 is translated as MAEIQVGENESIESALKRFKKKIQKAGILSEIKRRERYEKPSVKRKRKAEAARKRRS